A genomic stretch from Seriola aureovittata isolate HTS-2021-v1 ecotype China chromosome 13, ASM2101889v1, whole genome shotgun sequence includes:
- the bsdc1 gene encoding BSD domain-containing protein 1: protein MAEGEGWWGGWFQQSFQAVKDKSSEALEFLKRDLTEFSTVVQHDTACSIVATATAVRNKLAVEGSSETTEKVKKSLSSFLGVITDTLAPPPDKTIDCDVITLVATPAGTTEVYDSSKARLYSLQADPATYCNEPDGPPEQFDNWLSSFSLEEKKGEISELLVNSPSIRALYTKMVPAAVAHSEFWQRYFYKVFQLDQEEARRVALKQRAEQTTHTETLGWEEEEEDDFLGASSSSQLNFTTPLDNTSTQQATTSTSPTLLSPILSPSEERDATLSVSSDSVSLPTQVEVRPEPVTTELAEKLTEASLEDVVDKTQEEQRPGKSDSAPEAQMEAVTQPGVTVDGAPVRTTTSKPEAAKEEGPQDLRVFELNSDSGKSTPSNNGKKGSSTDVSEDWEKDFDLDMTEEEVQLALSKIEDSGELDEDWENWD from the exons ATGGCTGAAGG AGAAGGCTGGTGGGGAGGCTGGTTTCAGCAGAGCTTCCAGGCCGTCAAAGACAAG TCATCTGAGGCCCTAGAATTCCTAAAGCGAGACCTGACAGAGTTCTCCACTGTGGTGCAGCATGACACAGCCTGCTCAATTGTGGCTACAGCCACTGCTGTCAGAAACAAACTTGCA GTGGAAGGCTCCTCAGAGACCACAGAAAAGGTGAAGAAGAGCCTCTCTAGTTTCTTAGGAGTCATAACGGACACACTTGCTCCACCCCCTGATAAAACCATcgactgtgatgtcatcacgtTGGTGGCGACGCCAGCTGGAACCACAGAGGTTTATGACAGTTCCAAG GCACGTCTCTACAGTTTGCAAGCTGACCCTGCTACATACTGCAATGAGCCTGACG GTCCCCCAGAGCAGTTTGACAACTGGCTGTCCAGCTTCAgtctggaagaaaagaaaggagaaatcTCAGAGCTTTTGGTCAACAGTCCCTCTATACGAGCGCTTTACACCAAAATG GTGCCAGCAGCTGTAGCCCACTCAGAATTTTGGCAAAGGTATTTCTACAAAGTCTTCCAGTTGGATCAG GAGGAAGCAAGGAGAGTAGCACTGAAGCAGAGAGCAGAACAGacgacacacacagagaccctgggctgggaggaggaggaggagg ATGATTTCCTTGGCGCCTCGTCATCATCTCAACTCAACTTTACAACCCCCCTGGACAACACCTCAACCCAGCAGGCCACGACCTCGACATCTCCCACTCTTCTGAGTCCCATCCTGTCTCCGAGCGAAGAGCGCGACGCCACACTCTCAGTTAGCAGTGACAGCGTCAGCCTGCCGACGCAGGTGGAAGTGCGGCCGGAGCCCGTTACCACAGAGCTGGCCGAGAAACTGACCGAGGCTAGCTTGGAAGATGTTGTGGACAAGACACAAGAAGAGCAGAGGCCTGGAAAGAGTGACTCAGCTCCTGAAGCTCAAATGGAAGCTGTAACCCAGCCAGGAGTCACTGTTGACGGGGCACCGGTGAGGACCACTACTTCTAAACCAGAGGCAGCAAAGGAAGAGGGTCCACAGGACCTGAGAGTGTTTGAGCTAAACTCTGACAGCGGGAAGTCTACGCCCTCTAACAATGGCAAGAAAG GGTCCAGCACGGACGTGAGTGAGGACTGGGAGAAAGACTTTGACCTGGACATGACAGAGGAAGAAGTTCAACTGGCACTCTCTAAAATAGAAGACTCTGGAGAG CTGGATGAAGACTGGGAGAACTGGGACTGA
- the olig4 gene encoding oligodendrocyte transcription factor 4 produces the protein MDSDAGSTCSRSSSPDLVVDDSAGNFFSNKMFQTYCHENRADSEAGQGRTEHCGEGGKNKTRSELSKEEVQDLRLKVNSRERKRMHDLNQAMDGLREVMPYAHGPSVRKLSKISTLLLARNYILMLSSSLEEMKKLVGDVYGGSAAVQSRTAAHPAITPTAPTAHLPLHPLAQSLHSLVGSTPSTLQHHSSSSAPAPHSPPSASFLGFHAPVQGLLKDPLHLTSSYRHFPGMPCPCSLCQPLPTTTSTLHGLSMNK, from the coding sequence ATGGATTCTGACGCTGGATCCACCTGCAGCCGCTCCTCATCCCCAGACCTGGTGGTGGATGACTCAGCTGGGAACTTCTTCTCCAACAAGATGTTCCAGACTTACTGTCACGAGAACAGAGCAGACAGCGAGGCCGGCCAGGGAAGGACGGAGCACTGCGGCGAGGGCGGCAAGAACAAGACCAGGTCTGAACTCAGCAAGGAAGAGGTGCAGGACCTGAGGCTGAAAGTCAACAGTCGAGAGAGGAAAAGGATGCATGATCTGAACCAGGCGATGGACGGCCTGAGAGAGGTCATGCCCTACGCTCACGGCCCCTCCGTCCGCAAGCTGTCAAAAATCTCCACCCTGCTGTTAGCCCGCAACTACATCCTCATGCTGTCCAGTTCtttggaggagatgaagaaactAGTGGGGGATGTTTATGGAGGCAGCGCTGCCGTCCAGAGCCGCACCGCTGCCCACCCTGCCATCACCCCGACAGCCCCCACAGCCCACCTCCCTCTGCACCCTCTGGCCCAGTCCCTGCACTCTCTGGTGGGCAGCACGCCCTCCACTCTCCAGCATCACTCATCTTCTTCAGCACCAGCCCCGCACTCCCCTCCATCCGCCAGCTTCCTGGGTTTTCATGCTCCGGTCCAGGGCCTTCTGAAGGACCCCCTCCACCTGACCAGCTCCTACAGGCACTTCCCCGGCATGCCCTGCCCCTGCTCGCTCTGCCAGCCTCTGCCCACCACTACCTCCACATTACACGGCCTGTCTATGAACAAGTGA